The Cucumis melo cultivar AY chromosome 6, USDA_Cmelo_AY_1.0, whole genome shotgun sequence genome includes a region encoding these proteins:
- the LOC103490872 gene encoding transcription factor KUA1, protein MTRRCSHCSHNGHNSRTCPNRVVKLFGVRLTDGSIRKSASMGNLNHYAGSGSGALQSGSNNPASPGETPEHGVAADGYASEDFVPGSSSSCRERKKGVPWTEEEHRMFLLGLQKLGKGDWRGIARNYVVSRTPTQVASHAQKYFIRQTNVSRRKRRSSLFDIVADERVDNSIVQQDFLSVNSSHAESQSNNPLPTPPTVDEECESMDSTNSNDGETAPAEPDGPQCCYPVVYPAYVAPFFPFSIPFYSGYSAETTNKETHEVLKPTAVHSKSPLNVDELIGMSKLSLGESIGHAGPSSLSLKLLEGSSRRSAFHANPASGSENMSSGGSPIHAV, encoded by the exons ATGACGCGGCGGTGCTCACATTGCAGCCACAATGGTCACAACTCTAGGACTTGTCCGAATCGCGTTGTGAAGCTCTTTGGAGTCCGATTGACCGACGGTTCCATCCGGAAGAGTGCTAGTATGGGGAATCTCAATCACTATGCAGGATCCGGGTCGGGTGCTCTACAAAGCGGGTCCAACAATCCGGCTTCTCCCGGAGAGACTCCTGAGCATGGTGTTGCGGCTGACGGATATGCGTCGGAGGATTTCGTTCCTGGCTCCTCTTCTAGTTGCCGTGAGAGAAAGAAAG GTGTTCCATGGACTGAGGAAGAGCATAGGATGTTTCTATTGGGATTACAGAAACTTGGAAAAGGAGACTGGCGTGGGATAGCACGTAATTATGTTGTATCTAGGACACCTACACAAGTGGCAAGCCATGCTCAAAAGTATTTTATTAGGCAGACCAATGTATCAAGACGAAAGAGGCGCTCCAGTTTGTTTGATATTGTTGCTGATGAA CGTGTCGATAATTCCATTGTGCAGCAAGACTTCCTATCTGTCAACAGTTCACATGCTGAATCGCAAAGCAATAACCCATTGCCTACACCACCTACTGTGGATGAAGAATGTGAATCGATGGATTCCACCAACTCAAATGATGGAGAAACAGCACCTGCGGAGCCAGATGGCCCCCAGTGCTGTTATCCAGTGGTATATCCTGCGTATGTTGCACCATTCTTTCCATTTTCTATTCCGTTCTACTCGGGATATAGTGCAGAGACCACCAATAAGGAGACACATGAGGTTCTTAAGCCAACAGCCGTGCATTCAAAGAGTCCTCTCAATGTTGATGAGCTGATTGGCATGTCAAAACTCAGTCTGGGGGAATCTATTGGTCATGCTGGTCCCTCTTCTCTTTCACTGAAACTACTTGAGGGGTCGTCTAGACGATCTGCTTTCCATGCAAATCCAGCTTCTGGCAGTGAAAATATGAGTTCTGGTGGCAGTCCAATCCATGCTGTTTAA